The following proteins come from a genomic window of Maylandia zebra isolate NMK-2024a linkage group LG22, Mzebra_GT3a, whole genome shotgun sequence:
- the grinaa gene encoding glutamate receptor, ionotropic, N-methyl D-aspartate-associated protein 1a (glutamate binding) yields MSQDKSRYPIMGETNPLHNDVYGPPQLGFGVPPPNYSQAPGGPYPPAAGYGQPGYGQPGFPQAGPGFAPGPYPQMPYPQGPYPQGPYQQGPAQPGFPGDPMAPPVGSPGYHGDGPPSYYDNDEFTNSGFEDKNIRQAFIRKVFMVLTVQLLITFSFVAVFTFVDEAKLFVRKNTWTYYVSYAVFFVSLIVLSCCGDFRRKHPWNLVALSILTLSLSYMVGMIASFYDTDSVIMAVGITAVVCFTVVLFSLQSKYDFTSCRGVLFVCLIVLLLFSILCIFIRHKILHIVYASLGALLFTCFLAVDTQLLLGNKKLALSPEEYIFAALNLYTDIINIFLYILAIVGRSRE; encoded by the exons ATGTCCCAGGACAAGAGTAGGTACCCCATAATGGGTGAGACCAACCCACTTCATAATGATGTCTATGGACCCCCTCAGCTAGGGTTCGGTGTACCCCCCCCAAACTACAGCCAAGCCCCAGGGGGGCCCTACCCACCTGCAGCCGGATATGGGCAGCCCGGATACGGACAGCCTGGCTTTCCCCAGGCAGGCCCAGGCTTCGCTCCCGGTCCCTACCCTCAGATGCCCTATCCACAGGGACCGTACCCTCAGGGGCCATATCAGCAAGGACCTGCACAGCCAGGCTTTCCTGGAGACCCCATGG CACCACCTGTAGGTAGCCCTGGTTATCATGGTGACGGGCCTCCATCTTATTACGACAACGATGAGTTCACCAACTCCGGATTCGAGGACAAGAACATCCGACAAGCCTTCATCAGAAAA GTCTTCATGGTTCTCACTGTGCAGCTGCTGATCACTTTCTCCTTCGTTGCTGTCTTCACCTTTGTCGATGAAGCCAAGTTATTTGTGCGTAAGAATACGTGGACGTACTACGTGTCCTACGCAGTCTTCTTCGTGTCTTTGATTGTCCTCAGCTGCTGTGGTGACTTCCGCCGCAAGCACCCCTGGAATTTGGTTGCTCTG TCCATCCTGACGTTGAGTCTCTCCTACATGGTGGGTATGATCGCTAGCTTCTATGACACAGACAGCGTCATCATGGCTGTGGGCATCACCGCGGTGGTCTGTTTCACCGTCGTCCTCTTCTCGCTACAG aGCAAGTATGACTTTACTTCCTGTCGGGGCGTGCTGTTCGTGTGTCTGATCGTGCTGTTGCTCTTCTCCATCCTGTGCATCTTCATCCGCCACAAGATCCTGCACATCGTCTATGCCTCACTGGGAGCGCTACTCTTCACTTGC TTTTTGGCTGTTGATActcagcttctcctgggaaacaAGAAGCTGGCCCTGAGTCCAGAGGAATACATTTTTGCCGCACTTAACCTCTAcactgacatcatcaacattttcCTCTACATCCTGGCAATCGTGGGACGCTCCCGCGAGTGA